TGGGCATAGCCCATGTTGACGTAAACCTGGCCGATGGCGCCTGCCTGCTCGAAGGCATAAAAGCGTCCGGGCGAGAGCATACGCTCGGCGACGATGATTCGCCCGGCCACGGGGCCCTCGGGCGCCAGGGCATCACCCACGTAAACGGCATCGCCGGTGACGCCCGCCTCGCCGGTTGATGCGCCAAATACGGCTGTGATGGCGGGGATGTGCTCTGGGGCCTCGCCGAGGATGTCGAGCGATGTCTTTCCGGGGATGCTGATCAGGGCATCAAATTCGTGGACTGTCACGTCGATGCCAAGCGCCCGGAGTTCAGTTGCGATGTAGTCGACGGCCTGGGCCTCACCGGGGGTTCCGGTGTAGCGCTCCCACTGGCATATGGCCTCGAGGTGTTTCCAGAGAGAATCGGTGCTTACTTCGGTTGAGATGGACATGAAGACTCCTTGGGGTTCACGAAGATATGTTTTTCAGTGCGATTGGTTTTAAGTGTCTCTTTACGGAAAATCCATTTTACTTGGTTACGCGGCAAAGCGGAAGCGGGAGGAGGCTCCTGTCCCGTGGTTTGATTTAATTCATTATTGTCGCTGGAAAATGACGGTTCTTGTGAATTGAAACGACAATTCGAAACGATATGGATCAAGAGACATTGGTGGGGGTTTGATTATTTTCGAGTGCCTGGTGGAACGACTTTTCTAGCTTTTTGAGGTCAATGGGTCTAGTTATGAGATCCTCTGCGCCCAGATCGCGGACGCGGTTTCGGTCGCGGGTCATGCCCTGAGCGGTGACAGCGAGGATGGGAATCTCTCGTGTCTTGTGGTCTGCCTTTAGCGCCTCGATGGCCTCGAATCCGTCCATGACGGGCACCTGAGGTCCATCAGGATGATATCAGGCGCTAAAGCCTTTAACAGCGAGGCCTAGGATGTTGCTTTTCGAGGAATTTTCCGGAGTTGGCGAGAATTGGGTGTTGTAGACGCGCTTGATTCGTTTTGAATTGGGAATGTTGCCTTTGTGAAAGTAGACAGGTCTCAAATTAGGTGGGCTTTAATTGACCATATCCTTTAGCGAACTAGATAGCTTGTCTTGTTCATCTTGGGGAATGTTAACTTTGAGGCCTACTGTCCAAGGGAATTCTTCATTGTCCCCTTTGCTTGCCCATACAATCGACACTTTTTCCCAGTTATATACTTTGTCGTTGATTTTGATCGAAACACCGAATTCATCCTCAGGCTTGGGCTCGTTTGTCAGTGAAAGCAGAAGACCTCCCGCCGAAACATTGTGGAGGGATGCCATGTCATTGGAAAGCGCGGGAACATCCACCACACCCGGTACGGCGTAGCGAAAATATTGGCGCATATTTTCAACAGAATCCCCCGCCGCTACTTTATCGAATTCCTCTGTCTTCTCGAATCGGGATTGCTGTTTATTGTTATCCCGGATCAAGTTGGCAAGCTGAAAAACGATGGCGGTGGAGATGGCAGGATTTTCCTGAATCAGTAAATGTAAGTGCTCCTTCTCCATCGAGAGGAAAGTGGAATCCCTGTTAGCTATCGCTGTTGCAGAGCGCCCCTCGGAGCCGAAAAGTGCTATTTCCCCAAACGATGTTTTTTCACCAAGAATGGCGAGTCGCACTTCCTCTGGCGTTCCATGGGATTTTAAAATATTAATTTCCCCATCCACAATTATGTAAAGATGCTCTGCGGGGTCACCCTCGTTAAACAAAATATCGCCAGTTTCGTAGGTCACTTCCTCTGAAATATTTGTCAGGATCTTAAGCTGCTCGGGAGACATGGCCTCAAAGAGATTGACCGATTTGAGGAAGAGCGCTTTTTCGATTGTCGAGAGCATTTTGAGTATACCTATCATGTAGGTGCGGCTACATACGACAGTAGCTAGAGTTCTAGCGCTAGTTGGTTAGACCGCTACTTCAAAATTCCAGTGTAACGATAGGAATTTATCATTTTCTTGGTTTGAATCAAACTGAAAGGGATTATCAGCGGCCCAAAATATATGAATTCCAATGGGGAAGGGGTGGAGGTAGATTCTTTGAAATGAAAAAAATTACCGTTCGAGCGGGAGGGAGAAGAGGGGAGTCCGCGTATGATCTCCCTCCCGCGCCGAACAGCAAATTACATTCTGATTATGTTTACCAGCTATTGGATGTAACGCTCATAAATGACCGAATATTCCACCTAAATTGGGGAAAAGAAGTAAAAAAGTATGAATAAAAGTGACTTGCGGGAGGGGGAGGTAGTTTTCGTAATTGTTACGTTTCGTCTGACACCTGAGATATGGCATTTCAATTTTCTCTCGCAGGTAATATTTGTCGTTGTGGAATGGGCAAAGCCTTGGGATGTAGATTTTTTAAATTTGGCGAGTGCTGCGATGAAGAAATAATGGGTCGTTAGAGGATTTGAAAAAAATGCTGAAAATAGGAGTGAATTTTCTTCGAAAGACCGGTCGCCTTGGAGCGTAATTTGGGCTCCTTGGCAGGCTGGTTATTCATTTTCCTGGGACGACTTATTAATGATTAAAAGATATGAAATATGTTGATTTTTAGGGACTTAGGGAATTGACGAAGTAATTTCTCTTGAATAGTATACGCACCTCTTGAAGGGGGAATTACTTTTTTTAAAAAAAATTAAAAGTCTTAGTCTGCCAGCTTGAGGGGGCGCTAGTTTTTTCTGGTTTTGATGTGTTTTTTTCGTGGGGGCCGCTGATTACCCCCCATCTTCGATTACCCATGGTCGGCGGATTTTGATGATTTGCTGCCCTATTTTTCAACAAGGAGAAATTTCTGATGGCCTTTGAAATTCCCAAACTCGACTATGCCTATGATGCGCTGGAGCCTCATGTCGACGCCAGGACGATGGAGATTCATCACAGCAAGCACCATGCCGGTTACGCAACTAATCTAAACAATGCCATTGCGGGAACGGATCTCGATGGAAAAAGCATTGAGGATATACTTGCCGACCTTTCGAGCGCACCTGGCGATAAAAAAGGAGCGATTAACTTCAACGGCGGCGGCTTCGACAACCACTGCATCTACTGGAGCAACATGAGCCCGAACGGTGGTGGCGAGCCTAGTGGCGCCTTGGCCGATGCCATCGGCGATTTTGCAGCTTTCAAAGAAAAATTCTCCACCACGGCAGCACCTATTCAGGGAAGCGGGTGGTGCTGGTTGTGCACCAAACCCGGCTCGGGCGCTGTCGAGATCAAGGCGATGCCGAACCAGACTAGCGTCCGCACCGAGGGTTATGTGCCCCTACTCGGCATCGATGTTTGGGAGCATGCCTATTATCTCAACTATCAGAACCGTCGTCCCGACTACATTGCGGCCTGGTGGAACGTTGTGAACTGGGACAACGTGGCAGAGCGTCTGGCAGCGGCGAGTTAGTCGCCGAGGCCCCATGAAATTAAGATTGGCCCTCTATGGGCCCTGTATGAATAAAGGAAAATGTAATGACGTTGAATGTCGGAGATGTTGCGCCTGATTTTGAATTACCTCAGGCACAGAATGCTGGTGATAAAATCAAGCTGAGTGATTACAAGGGCAAGAAAAATGTTCTTCTTTGCTTCTATCCCTTCGATTTCTCGCCCGTATGCAGCGAGCAGCTTCCTGCATACTCTGCCCAGGCAGATCGTTTCGAGAAAGCCGATTGCGAGGTTCTTGGTGTTAGTGTGGACAGCCCGTTTGCGCATGCTGCGTGGGCTGAATCGGTCGGGATTGATTTTCCACTTTTGAGTGATTTTTTTGGAAAAGGTACGGTCGAGGCCTACGGGTTGATGCACGAGGCGGGCTTCAGCAATCGGGCCGTAATTCTTATCGACAAGGAAGGCAAGGTTGTTCACGCCGAGGTGACGCCTGCTCCGCCGGAATTGCCGGATGATGAAAAGCTATTCGCAGCGCTTGCGCAATTAAGCTAACGCTGATTTAAAAAAACTCCGGCGCGGAAGTATGCTTCCGTGTCGGAGTTTTTTTTGTTTTGAATG
Above is a window of Nitrospinaceae bacterium DNA encoding:
- a CDS encoding response regulator — its product is MDGFEAIEALKADHKTREIPILAVTAQGMTRDRNRVRDLGAEDLITRPIDLKKLEKSFHQALENNQTPTNVS
- a CDS encoding cyclic nucleotide-binding domain-containing protein, translated to MLSTIEKALFLKSVNLFEAMSPEQLKILTNISEEVTYETGDILFNEGDPAEHLYIIVDGEINILKSHGTPEEVRLAILGEKTSFGEIALFGSEGRSATAIANRDSTFLSMEKEHLHLLIQENPAISTAIVFQLANLIRDNNKQQSRFEKTEEFDKVAAGDSVENMRQYFRYAVPGVVDVPALSNDMASLHNVSAGGLLLSLTNEPKPEDEFGVSIKINDKVYNWEKVSIVWASKGDNEEFPWTVGLKVNIPQDEQDKLSSSLKDMVN
- a CDS encoding superoxide dismutase, with the protein product MMAFEIPKLDYAYDALEPHVDARTMEIHHSKHHAGYATNLNNAIAGTDLDGKSIEDILADLSSAPGDKKGAINFNGGGFDNHCIYWSNMSPNGGGEPSGALADAIGDFAAFKEKFSTTAAPIQGSGWCWLCTKPGSGAVEIKAMPNQTSVRTEGYVPLLGIDVWEHAYYLNYQNRRPDYIAAWWNVVNWDNVAERLAAAS
- a CDS encoding redoxin domain-containing protein translates to MTLNVGDVAPDFELPQAQNAGDKIKLSDYKGKKNVLLCFYPFDFSPVCSEQLPAYSAQADRFEKADCEVLGVSVDSPFAHAAWAESVGIDFPLLSDFFGKGTVEAYGLMHEAGFSNRAVILIDKEGKVVHAEVTPAPPELPDDEKLFAALAQLS